Proteins from a single region of Urocitellus parryii isolate mUroPar1 chromosome 4, mUroPar1.hap1, whole genome shotgun sequence:
- the Dmac1 gene encoding distal membrane-arm assembly complex protein 1: MGSSLFRPMQPKKFDDPPVAAPPAPPDASEAPTSPEQAPLFNNCWSCRVLSGSGLIGAGLYVYLVARKPMKLGYAPGPGPIAQMVIGISIACWGIVILADPKGKAYRVV, translated from the exons ATGGGTTCTTCGTTGTTCCGGCCTATGCAGCCTAAGAAGTTCGACGATCCTCCGGTGGCCGCTCCCCCCGCTCCCCCAGATGCGTCCGAAGCGCCGACCTCCCCAGAGCAAGCGCCCTTGTTTAATAACTGCTGGAGTTGCCGGGTGCTCTCCGGGTCGGGACTGATAGGGGCAGGCCTTTACGTGTACTTGGTGGCGCGGAAGCCTATGAAGCTCGGATATGCTCCGGGTCCAGGCCCTATTGCCCAGATGGTCATCGGCATCA GCATTGCTTGTTGGGGTATAGTTATCCTGGCAGACCCTAAAGGAAAGGCCTACCGGGTTGTTTGA